Proteins encoded by one window of Anopheles maculipalpis chromosome 2RL, idAnoMacuDA_375_x, whole genome shotgun sequence:
- the LOC126567189 gene encoding cartilage-associated protein-like, whose product MDDESYINFDYKTLLGSQYYTVPESEDVEEAVVVHYEVRNKIVGTWTWIEMMVSRRRQNSWTTVRPLVIGWCCCCLFTLTTGQTVTARDATSASSSDPVGEVTVDESVPYDADDRPEDGSSFIDQYEQGVQAYLSNDWEDCVYFLERALEGYRTYYESVANCRMECDYAARDVKHRGDFLHASNIDNLQHYELILRRTLCLSKCARKYAIYRYLPFSEDFDGHYMDIFQELKIYPYLYACYVKSNRVTLAASAAYTYLVKHPEDTVMKRNFEEAIDMPGIDRDEIRDLEEKKFVDLLIGGIVDEQDSNWERAIERLEGSIKQYIFDENQCRAFCEGEFDHGFLPDFITAIGNHFTNTLYCKRNCTSNMGMVRGKYYDNLFPRHYQHLQKAYYHVKQYEESYRAGMSYLLFHGDDLEMPEALKTIETEAKGSVTAVFFKPRREAVEYNDRMQYEEKLARFAKEEFDLLEDGTGTDDADFDRMDDEVTTEGEAFFTNAQQENLEDSEVSEEEEDTQPPEDGSNELYPKDSTVGYNDRDEL is encoded by the exons ATGGACGATGAGTCGTACATAAATTTTGACTACAAAACACTTTTGGGCAGTCAATACTACACCGTCCCTGAAAGCGAGGATGTCGAAGAAGCCGTTGTGGTTCACTATGAGGTACG TAACAAGATCGTGGGGACGTGGACGTGGATCGAGATGATGGTATCACGCAGACGCCAAAATAGCTGGACAACGGTACGTCCGCTCGTAATcggatggtgctgctgttgcctgtTCACACTCACCACGGGACAGACGGTGACGGCTCGTGATGCAACGTCAGCATCTTCCAGTGATCCAGTGGGCGAAGTTACGGTGGATGAGTCGGTGCCGTATGATGCCGACGACCGGCCGGAAGATGGGAGCAGCTTCATCGATCAGTACGAACAGGGCGTACAGGCGTACCTATCGAACGACTGGGAGGACTGTGTGTACTTTCTCGAGCGTGCGTTGGAGGGATACCGGACGTACTACGAATCGGTAGCAAACTGTCGGATGGAGTGCGACTATGCGGCACGGGACGTGAAGCATCGCGGAGACTTCCTGCACGCCAGCAACATTGACAATCTGCAGCACTACGAGCTGATCTTGCGGCGTACGCTTTGTCTTTCGAAGTGTGCCCGCAAGTATGCGATCTATCGGTACCTTCCATTTAGCGAGGACTTCGATGGGCATTATATGGATATCTTTCAGGAGCTAAAGATTTATCCGTATCTGTACGCTTGCTACGTAAAG tcAAATCGCGTAACACTTGCCGCATCGGCCGCCTATACGTACCTGGTGAAACATCCGGAGGATACGGTGATGAAGAGGAATTTCGAGGAAGCGATCGATATGCCCGGCATCGATCGAGACGAAATTCGTGATCTAGAGGAAAAG AAATTCGTCGATCTGCTGATCGGTGGGATCGTGGACGAGCAGGACAGCAACTGGGAGCGAGCGATCGAGCGGCTTGAAGGTTCCATCAAGCAGTACATCTTCGACGAAAACCAGTGCCGCGCTTTCTGCGAGGGTGAATTTGATCACGGCTTTCTGCCCGACTTTATTACCGCCATCGGAA ATCACTTTACCAATACGCTGTACTGCAAGCGTAACTGTACCTCAAACATGGGCATGGTGCGAGGAAAGTACTACGATAACCTATTCCCGCGGCACTATCAACATCTGCAGAAGGCGTACTATCATG taaaacaGTACGAGGAATCTTATCGAGCCGGCATGAGCTACCTACTGTTCCATGGAGATGATCTCGAGATGCCGGAAGCACTGAAAACGATCGAAACCGAAGCGAAGGGTAGTGTGACGGCCGTCTTCTTCAAGCCGCGTAGG GAAGCGGTAGAGTACAACGATCGTATGCAGTACGAGGAAAAGTTGGCACGCTTCGCGAAAGAAGAGTTTGATCTACTAGAAGACGGTACCGGAACGGACGATGCGGACTTTGATCGAATGGATGATGAAGTAACGACCGAGGGCGAAGCGTTTTTCACGAACGCTCAGCAAGAGAACCTGGAGGATTCTGAAGTATCGGAAGAGGAAGAG GACACTCAACCACCAGAAGATGGCAGCAATGAGCTATATCCAAAAGATTCGACGGTCGGATATAACGATCGGGATGAGCTGTAA